The Bradysia coprophila strain Holo2 chromosome II, BU_Bcop_v1, whole genome shotgun sequence genome has a segment encoding these proteins:
- the LOC119067289 gene encoding H/ACA ribonucleoprotein complex subunit 3 has translation MYLMYELNANGDRIYTLKKSGTDGRPTVSAHPARFSPEDKYSRQRLIIKKRFGLLLTQQPEPVY, from the exons ATGTATTTGATGTACGAATTGAACGCAAATGGTGATCGAATTTACACATTGAAG AAAAGCGGAACAGATGGTAGACCAACAGTTTCGGCACATCCAG CCCGTTTTTCGCCCGAAGACAAATATTCTCGACAACGATTGATCATCAAAAAGCGATTCGGTTTGCTCCTAACACAACAGCCGGAACCGGTTTATTGA